A single window of Dermochelys coriacea isolate rDerCor1 chromosome 14, rDerCor1.pri.v4, whole genome shotgun sequence DNA harbors:
- the SLC25A19 gene encoding mitochondrial thiamine pyrophosphate carrier, translating to MVGYDPKSEVKSISAVEVAVAGSASGFVTRALISPVDVIKIRFQLQIEQLSPRNPLAKYYGILQTAHRICHEEGLTAFWKGHVPAQLLSVSYGAVQFVTFECLTELVHNATSYDTRNCNVHFVCGGLAACTATMTVQPLDTLRTRFAAQGEPKVYRNLRHAVVTMYQTEGPLTFYRGLTPTIIAVFPYAGLQFSFYNLLQQLYKWVMPSEGRNAGNVKNLVCGSCAGVISKTLTYPFDLFKKRLQVGGFEQARAAFGQVRTYKGLMDCAGQIVREEGPVGLFKGLSPSLLKAALSTGFTFFWYEFFCNLLYALKDTGSTKGQEG from the exons ATGGTCGGCTATGACCCCAAATCTGAAGTGAAGTCCATCTCCGCTGTGGAGGTGGCTGTGGCAGGATCTGCATCTGGGTTTGTCACTCGGGCTCTAATCAGCCCTGTGGATGTCATCAAGATTCGCTTTCAG cTTCAGATTGAACAACTCTCCCCCAGAAACCCACTGGCTAAATATTATGGCATCTTGCAAACTGCACATCGGATCTGCCATGAGGAAGGGCTGACAGCATTCTGGAAGGGGCATGTGCCCGCTCAGCTCCTCTCAGTCAGCTATGGAGCTGTCCAG TTTGTGACCTTTGAATGCCTGACGGAATTGGTGCACAATGCCACATCATACGACACTCGCAACTGCAACGTGCACTTTGTGTGTGGCGGCCTGGCTGCTTGCACTGCCACCATGACGGTTCAGCCTCTTGACACACTACGCACCCGCTTTGCTGCTCAGGGCGAGCCTAAG GTTTATCGAAATCTTCGTCATGCTGTGGTGACCATGTACCAAACAGAAGGGCCTCTGACCTTCTACAGGGGTTTGACCCCCACTATCATCGCTGTCTTTCCATACGCTGGTCTCCAGTTCTCCTTTTACAATCTTCTGCAACAATTGTATAAATGGGTGATGCCGTCGGAAGGAAGGAATGCAG GTAATGTTAAAAACCTCGTGTGTGGCAGCTGTGCCGGAGTTATCAGCAAAACCCTTACTTACCCTTTTGACCTATTTAAAAAGCGGTTGCAGGTGGGAGGCTTTGAGCAGGCCCGGGCAGCCTTTGGGCAG GTGCGGACGTATAAGGGTTTAATGGACTGTGCTGGGCAGATTGTGCGAGAGGAGGGGCCTGTTGGATTGTTTAAGGGTCTCTCTCCCAGCTTGCTGAAGGCTGCTCTCTCTACTGGCTTCACCTTCTTTTGGTATGAGTTCTTCTGCAACCTGCTGTATGCCCTGAAGGACACTGGCAGCACTAAGGGGCAGGAGGGCTGA